The following coding sequences lie in one Stigmatopora argus isolate UIUO_Sarg chromosome 5, RoL_Sarg_1.0, whole genome shotgun sequence genomic window:
- the sfrp1a gene encoding secreted frizzled-related protein 1a — protein MRTASQAIALAATAALLLASCGGASEYEYLSWKQDSYNGGRSYGKPPQCVDIPEDLRLCHNVGYGQMLLPNLLEHETMAEAKQQAGSWVPLVHKNCHPGTQVFLCSLFAPVCLERPIYPCRWLCEAVRDGCTPIMEAFGFPWPEMLTCDKFPQDDVCIAMTQPNATDSTKESGYSPICPPCDNEMQTDAMLEHMCASEFAFKTKIKEVKRENMDRKVSFQKRKKMLKAGTLKKKDMKKLVMYLKNGADCPCQQLDNLGNQYLIMGRKVDKQFLLTGIHKWDKSSKEFKKAIKKLKTHKCPAFENVFK, from the exons ATGAGAACTGCTTCTCAGGCGATCGCCTTGGCCGCGACGGCGGCGCTACTCCTGGCGTCATGCGGGGGAGCGTCCGAGTACGAGTACCTGAGCTGGAAGCAAGACTCGTACAACGGCGGGCGCAGTTACGGAAAGCCCCCGCAGTGCGTGGACATCCCGGAGGACCTGCGCCTGTGCCACAACGTGGGCTACGGGCAGATGCTGCTGCCCAACCTGCTGGAGCACGAGACCATGGCCGAGGCTAAGCAGCAGGCCGGCAGCTGGGTGCCCCTGGTGCACAAAAACTGCCACCCGGGCACGCAGGTATTCCTCTGCTCGCTGTTCGCCCCCGTGTGCCTGGAGAGGCCCATCTACCCGTGCCGATGGCTGTGTGAAGCCGTGCGGGACGGCTGCACCCCCATCATGGAGGCGTTCGGCTTCCCCTGGCCGGAGATGCTCACCTGCGACAAGTTCCCTCAAGACGACGTGTGCATCGCCATGACGCAACCCAATGCCACTGACTCCACAAAAGAGTCAG GTTACTCTCCAATTTGCCCTCCTTGTGACAATGAAATGCAAACAGATGCCATGTTGGAGCATATGTGTGCCAGTGAGTTTG CTTTTAAGACCAAGATCAAGGAGGTGAAGCGAGAGAACATGGACCGCAAGGTGAGTTTTCAGAAGAGAAAGAAGATGCTTAAAGCAGGCACTCTGAAGAAGAAGGATATGAAGAAGCTGGTGATGTATCTGAAGAATGGCGCAGACTGTCCATGTCAGCAGCTGGATAACTTGGGGAACCAATATCTCATCATGGGACGCAAGGTTGATAAGCAATTCCTGCTCACGGGCATCCACAAGTGGGACAAGTCCAGCAAAGAGTTCAAAAAGGCCATCAAGAAACTCAAGACACACAAATGTCCTGCCTTCGAGAATGTCTTCAAATAA
- the LOC144074840 gene encoding golgin subfamily A member 7-like, whose amino-acid sequence MAETHSLHPIRQQASVAAKVFIQRDYSNGTVCQFQIKFPSELEDRIDKQQFEETVRILNNLYAEAEKLGSHSYIEGCLACLTAYTIFLCMETHYEKVLKKIAKYVQEQNDKIYAPRGLLLTDPIERGLRVIEVTIFEERSLTR is encoded by the exons ATGGCAGAG ACTCATAGTTTGCATCCCATTAGGCAGCAGGCATCAGTAGCTGCCAAAGTCTTCATCCAGAGAGATTATTCCAATGGCACTGTGTGCCAATTTCAAATCAAGTTCCCTTCTGAACTGGAGGACAGG aTCGACAAACAGCAGTTTGAAGAGACGGTGCGGATACTCAATAATTTATATGCTGAGGCTGAGAAACTTGGAAGCCACTCTTATATTGAAGGCTGTTTGGCCTGCCTTACAGCTTATACCATATTCTTGTGTATGGAGACGCATTATGAGAAG GTTTTAAAAAAGATCGCCAAGTACGTCCAGGAGCAAAATGACAAGATCTACGCACCCAGGGGTCTCTTGCTCACCGACCCCATCGAAAGAGGCCTTCGAGTC ATTGAGGTCACCATCTTTGAAGAACGAAGCCTGACGAGATAG